A genomic window from Enoplosus armatus isolate fEnoArm2 chromosome 18, fEnoArm2.hap1, whole genome shotgun sequence includes:
- the xpo7 gene encoding exportin-7 isoform X3: MKWRKMADHVQGLAQLEILCKQLYETTDTAVRHQAEKALVEFTNSPDCLSKCQLLLERGSSSYSQLLAATCLSKLVSRTSNPLPLEQRIDIRNYVLNYLATRPKLAAFVTQALIQLYARITKLGWFDCQKDDYVFRNVIADVTRFLQADTTHPLTKHRKIASSFRDSSLFDIFTLSCNLLKQASGKNLNLNDESQHGLLMQLLKLSYNCLNYDFIGTSTDESSDDLCTVQIPTSWRSAFLDSSTLQLFFNLYHSIPPSLSPLVLSCLVQIASVRRSLFNNAERAKFLSHLVDGVKRILANPQCLPDPNNYHEFCRLLARLKSNYQLGELVKVENYPEVIRLIANFTVTSLQHWEFAPNSVHYLLSLWQRLAASVPYVKATEPHLLETYTPEVTKAYITSRLESVHVILRDGLEDPLDDAGLVQQQLDQLSTIGRCEYEKTCALLVQLFDQAAQTYQELLQSTNSSAADITVQEGRLTWLVYIIGAVIGGRVSFASTDEQDAMDGELVCRVLQLMNLTDSRLAQAGNERLELAMLSFFEQFRKIYIGDQVQKSSKLYRRLSEVLGLNDETMVLSVFIGKIITNLKYWGQCEPITSKTLQLLNDLSLGYSSVRKLVKLSAVQFMLNNHTSEHFSFLGVNNQSNLSDMRCRTTFYTALGRLLMVDLGEDEDQFEQFMLPLTAAFETVAQMLSTNTFNEQEAKRTLVGLVRDLRGIAFAFNAKTSFMMLFDWIYPAYMPILQRAIELWYHDPACTTPVLKLMAELVHNRSQRLQFDVSSPNGILLFRETSKMITTYGNRILTLGEVPKDQVYGVKLKGVSVCFAMLKAVLSGNYVNFGVFRLYGDDALDNALQTFIKLLLSIPHSDLLDYPKLSQSFYSLLEVLTQDHMNFIASLEPHVVMYILSSISEGLTALDTMVCTGCCSSLDHIVTYLFKQLSRSTKKRPTPMATDDRFLHIMQQHPEMIQQMLSTVLNIIIFEDCRNQWSMSRPLLGLILLNEKYFADLRNSIVNSQPPEKQQAMHLCFENLMEGIERNLLTKNRDRFTQNLSVFRREVNDSMKNSTYGVNSNDMMS, translated from the exons atgaaatggagaaaaatggcGGATCATGTGCAG GGCCTTGCCCAGCTGGAGATCCTGTGTAAGCAGCTATATGAGACTACCGACACCGCCGTCCGACACCAGGCAGAGAAAGCTCTGGTGGAGTTCACCAACAGTCCCGACTGTCTCAGCAAATGTCAGCTACTGCTGGAGAGAGGCAGC TCATCATATTCTCAGCTGCTTGCGGCCACCTGTTTGTCTAAACTGGTATCTCGAACCAGCAACCCTCTTCCCCTCGAACAACGCATTGACATCC GGAACTATGTGCTGAATTATTTGGCGACGCGGCCAAAGTTAGCAGCATTTGTGACCCAGGCTCTGATCCAGCTGTACGCCAGGATCACCAAACTGGGCTGGTTCGACTGTCAGAAAGATGACTACGTCTTCAGAAACGTCATCGCCGATGTGACGCGCTTTCTACAG GCTGACACGACGCATCCTCTGACCAAACATAGGAAGATAGCATCGTCCTTCAGAGATTCCTCCCTCTTCGACATTTTCACGCTTTCCTGCAACCTCCTCAAACAG GCTTCGGGGaagaacctgaacctgaacgaTGAATCTCAGCACGGTCTGCTGATGCAGCTGCTCAAACTCAGCTACAATTGCCTCAACTACGACTTTATAGGAACGTCCACAGACGAGTCGTCGGACGACCTCTGCACCGTGCAGATCCCCACGTCATGGAGATCAG CATTTCTTGATTCCTCCACCCTGCAGCTCTTTTTCAATTTATATCATTCCATCCCTCCGTCCCTGTCCCCGTTG gtgttgtCGTGTCTAGTTCAGATAGCCTCTGTCAGGAGGTCTCTCTTCAACAACGCAGAGCGAGCAAAGTTTCTTTCACATTTGGTGGACGGAGTGAAGAGGATACTAGCAAACCCACAG tgtttgcctGATCCTAATAACTACCACGAGTTCTGTCGTCTGCTGGCGAGGCTGAAGAGTAACTACCAGCTGGGGGAGCTGGTCAAAGTAGAAAACTACCCTGAAGTTATTCGCCTCATAGCCAACTTCACTGTCACCAGTCTGCAG CACTGGGAGTTTGCCCCCAACAGTGTTCACTACCTGCTGAGTCTGTGGCAGCGCCTGGCAGCATCGGTCCCCTACGTTAAAGCCACCGAGCCTCATCTGCTGGAGACCTACACTCCAGAGGTCACCAAGGCCTACATCACATCGCGGCTCGAGTCAGTCCACGTCATCCTCAG AGATGGTTTAGAAGACCCTCTAGATGACGCTGGCCTCGTCCAGCAGCAGTTAGACCAGTTATCCACCATCGGGAGGTGTGAGTACGAGAAGACATGTGCTCTGCTGGTCCAACTGTTCGACCAGGCAGCTCAGACCTACCAGGAGCTGCTACAATCCACCAACTCGAGTGCCGCAGACATCACTGTGCAGGAGG GTCGGTTGACATGGCTGGTTTATATAATCGGGGCGGTGATCGGTGGACGGGTGTCGTTTGCGAGTACAGATGAGCAGGACGCCATGGACGGAGAGTTAGTCTGTCG GGTGCTCCAGCTGATGAATCTGACCGACTCTCGGCTAGCTCAGGCCGGCAACGAGAGACTGGAGCTGGCTATGCTCAGCTTCTTTGAACAGTTCAGAAAGATCTACATCGGTGATCAGGTGCAGAAATCATCAAAG CTTTATCGACGGCTATCGGAGGTTCTGGGGTTGAATGACGAGACGATGGTACTCAGTGTCTTTATAGGGAAAAT catCACAAACTTGAAGTACTGGGGTCAGTGTGAACCAATCACCTCCAAGACACTCCAACTACTGAACGACCTCTCTTTAGG GTACAGCAGTGTGAGGAAGCTGGTGAAGCTCAGTGCTGTCCAGTTCATGTTGAATAACCACACG agCGAGCACTTCTCCTTCCTGGGAGTGAACAACCAGTCCAATCTGAGCGACATGAGGTGTCGGACCACCTTCTACACGGCACTGGGGCGCCTGCTGATGGTCGATctgg gTGAGGACGAGGACCAGTTCGAACAGTTCATGCTGCCTTTGACGGCTGCGTTTGAAACTGTGGCTCAGATGCTGAGTACAAACACCTTCAACGAGCAGGAAGCCAAg AGGACTTTGGTGGGTTTGGTCCGAGACCTGCGAGGCATCGCGTTCGCCTTTAACGCCAAGACGAGCTTCATGATGCTCTTTGACTGGAT ATATCCAGCCTACATGCCCATCCTGCAGCGCGCCATCGAGCTTTGGTACCATGACCCAGCATGCACCACGCCTGTCCTCAAACTTATGGCCGAGCTCGTTCACAACAG ATCTCAAAGGTTACAGTTTGATGTGTCGTCGCCCAACGGCATCCTGCTGTTCAGAGAAACCAGCAAGATGATCACAACCTACG GGAATCGTATCCTGACGTTGGGTGAAGTCCCGAAGGACCAGGTGTACGGGGTGAAGCTGAAGGGGGTCAGCGTGTGCTTCGCCATGCTGAAGGCGGTGCTCAGCGGAAACTACGTCAACTTCGGGGTCTTCCGTCTGTACGGCGACGACGCTCTGGATAACGCCTTACAGACCTTCATCAAACTACTGCTGTCCATCCCTCACAGTGACTTACTA GACTACCCGAAGCTCAGCCAGTCCTTCTACTCTCTGCTGGAAGTGCTGACCCAGGACCACATGAACTTCATCGCCAGCCTGGAGCCTCACGTCGTCATGTACATCCTGTCTTCGATATCAGAAGGACTCACCGCACTCG atacAATGGTGTGCACAGGCTGCTGCTCCAGTCTGGACCACATAGTGACCTACCTGTTCAAGCAGCTGTCGCGCTCCACAAAGAAGCGTCCCACTCCGATGGCGACAGACGATCGCTTCCTCCACATCATGCAGCAGCACCCAGAGATGATCCAGCAG ATGCTGTCCACAGTGTTGAACATCATCATCTTCGAGGACTGTAGGAACCAGTGGTCGATGTCTCGACCTCTGTTAGGCCTGATCCTGCTCAACGAGAAG TATTTTGCTGACTTGAGGAACAGCATCGTCAACAGTCAGCCCCCAGAGAAGCAGCAAGCCATGCACTTATGTTTCGAGAACTTGATGGAGGGAATAGAGAGAAATCTACTAACAAAGAACCGGGACAG gttcaCTCAGAACCTGTCTGTGTTCAGGAGGGAAGTCAACGACAGCATGAAGAACTCGACATACGGCGTCAACAGCAACGACATGATGAGCTGA
- the xpo7 gene encoding exportin-7 isoform X2: MKWRKMADHVQGLAQLEILCKQLYETTDTAVRHQAEKALVEFTNSPDCLSKCQLLLERGSSSYSQLLAATCLSKLVSRTSNPLPLEQRIDIRNYVLNYLATRPKLAAFVTQALIQLYARITKLGWFDCQKDDYVFRNVIADVTRFLQDSVEHCIIGVTILSQLTNEINQADTTHPLTKHRKIASSFRDSSLFDIFTLSCNLLKQASGKNLNLNDESQHGLLMQLLKLSYNCLNYDFIGTSTDESSDDLCTVQIPTSWRSAFLDSSTLQLFFNLYHSIPPSLSPLVLSCLVQIASVRRSLFNNAERAKFLSHLVDGVKRILANPQCLPDPNNYHEFCRLLARLKSNYQLGELVKVENYPEVIRLIANFTVTSLQHWEFAPNSVHYLLSLWQRLAASVPYVKATEPHLLETYTPEVTKAYITSRLESVHVILRDGLEDPLDDAGLVQQQLDQLSTIGRCEYEKTCALLVQLFDQAAQTYQELLQSTNSSAADITVQEGRLTWLVYIIGAVIGGRVSFASTDEQDAMDGELVCRVLQLMNLTDSRLAQAGNERLELAMLSFFEQFRKIYIGDQVQKSSKLYRRLSEVLGLNDETMVLSVFIGKIITNLKYWGQCEPITSKTLQLLNDLSLGYSSVRKLVKLSAVQFMLNNHTSEHFSFLGVNNQSNLSDMRCRTTFYTALGRLLMVDLGEDEDQFEQFMLPLTAAFETVAQMLSTNTFNEQEAKRTLVGLVRDLRGIAFAFNAKTSFMMLFDWIYPAYMPILQRAIELWYHDPACTTPVLKLMAELVHNRSQRLQFDVSSPNGILLFRETSKMITTYGNRILTLGEVPKDQVYGVKLKGVSVCFAMLKAVLSGNYVNFGVFRLYGDDALDNALQTFIKLLLSIPHSDLLDYPKLSQSFYSLLEVLTQDHMNFIASLEPHVVMYILSSISEGLTALDTMVCTGCCSSLDHIVTYLFKQLSRSTKKRPTPMATDDRFLHIMQQHPEMIQQMLSTVLNIIIFEDCRNQWSMSRPLLGLILLNEKYFADLRNSIVNSQPPEKQQAMHLCFENLMEGIERNLLTKNRDRFTQNLSVFRREVNDSMKNSTYGVNSNDMMS; this comes from the exons atgaaatggagaaaaatggcGGATCATGTGCAG GGCCTTGCCCAGCTGGAGATCCTGTGTAAGCAGCTATATGAGACTACCGACACCGCCGTCCGACACCAGGCAGAGAAAGCTCTGGTGGAGTTCACCAACAGTCCCGACTGTCTCAGCAAATGTCAGCTACTGCTGGAGAGAGGCAGC TCATCATATTCTCAGCTGCTTGCGGCCACCTGTTTGTCTAAACTGGTATCTCGAACCAGCAACCCTCTTCCCCTCGAACAACGCATTGACATCC GGAACTATGTGCTGAATTATTTGGCGACGCGGCCAAAGTTAGCAGCATTTGTGACCCAGGCTCTGATCCAGCTGTACGCCAGGATCACCAAACTGGGCTGGTTCGACTGTCAGAAAGATGACTACGTCTTCAGAAACGTCATCGCCGATGTGACGCGCTTTCTACAG gatAGCGTCGAGCACTGCATCATAGGGGTCACCATCCTGTCCCAGCTGACGAATGAGATCAATCAG GCTGACACGACGCATCCTCTGACCAAACATAGGAAGATAGCATCGTCCTTCAGAGATTCCTCCCTCTTCGACATTTTCACGCTTTCCTGCAACCTCCTCAAACAG GCTTCGGGGaagaacctgaacctgaacgaTGAATCTCAGCACGGTCTGCTGATGCAGCTGCTCAAACTCAGCTACAATTGCCTCAACTACGACTTTATAGGAACGTCCACAGACGAGTCGTCGGACGACCTCTGCACCGTGCAGATCCCCACGTCATGGAGATCAG CATTTCTTGATTCCTCCACCCTGCAGCTCTTTTTCAATTTATATCATTCCATCCCTCCGTCCCTGTCCCCGTTG gtgttgtCGTGTCTAGTTCAGATAGCCTCTGTCAGGAGGTCTCTCTTCAACAACGCAGAGCGAGCAAAGTTTCTTTCACATTTGGTGGACGGAGTGAAGAGGATACTAGCAAACCCACAG tgtttgcctGATCCTAATAACTACCACGAGTTCTGTCGTCTGCTGGCGAGGCTGAAGAGTAACTACCAGCTGGGGGAGCTGGTCAAAGTAGAAAACTACCCTGAAGTTATTCGCCTCATAGCCAACTTCACTGTCACCAGTCTGCAG CACTGGGAGTTTGCCCCCAACAGTGTTCACTACCTGCTGAGTCTGTGGCAGCGCCTGGCAGCATCGGTCCCCTACGTTAAAGCCACCGAGCCTCATCTGCTGGAGACCTACACTCCAGAGGTCACCAAGGCCTACATCACATCGCGGCTCGAGTCAGTCCACGTCATCCTCAG AGATGGTTTAGAAGACCCTCTAGATGACGCTGGCCTCGTCCAGCAGCAGTTAGACCAGTTATCCACCATCGGGAGGTGTGAGTACGAGAAGACATGTGCTCTGCTGGTCCAACTGTTCGACCAGGCAGCTCAGACCTACCAGGAGCTGCTACAATCCACCAACTCGAGTGCCGCAGACATCACTGTGCAGGAGG GTCGGTTGACATGGCTGGTTTATATAATCGGGGCGGTGATCGGTGGACGGGTGTCGTTTGCGAGTACAGATGAGCAGGACGCCATGGACGGAGAGTTAGTCTGTCG GGTGCTCCAGCTGATGAATCTGACCGACTCTCGGCTAGCTCAGGCCGGCAACGAGAGACTGGAGCTGGCTATGCTCAGCTTCTTTGAACAGTTCAGAAAGATCTACATCGGTGATCAGGTGCAGAAATCATCAAAG CTTTATCGACGGCTATCGGAGGTTCTGGGGTTGAATGACGAGACGATGGTACTCAGTGTCTTTATAGGGAAAAT catCACAAACTTGAAGTACTGGGGTCAGTGTGAACCAATCACCTCCAAGACACTCCAACTACTGAACGACCTCTCTTTAGG GTACAGCAGTGTGAGGAAGCTGGTGAAGCTCAGTGCTGTCCAGTTCATGTTGAATAACCACACG agCGAGCACTTCTCCTTCCTGGGAGTGAACAACCAGTCCAATCTGAGCGACATGAGGTGTCGGACCACCTTCTACACGGCACTGGGGCGCCTGCTGATGGTCGATctgg gTGAGGACGAGGACCAGTTCGAACAGTTCATGCTGCCTTTGACGGCTGCGTTTGAAACTGTGGCTCAGATGCTGAGTACAAACACCTTCAACGAGCAGGAAGCCAAg AGGACTTTGGTGGGTTTGGTCCGAGACCTGCGAGGCATCGCGTTCGCCTTTAACGCCAAGACGAGCTTCATGATGCTCTTTGACTGGAT ATATCCAGCCTACATGCCCATCCTGCAGCGCGCCATCGAGCTTTGGTACCATGACCCAGCATGCACCACGCCTGTCCTCAAACTTATGGCCGAGCTCGTTCACAACAG ATCTCAAAGGTTACAGTTTGATGTGTCGTCGCCCAACGGCATCCTGCTGTTCAGAGAAACCAGCAAGATGATCACAACCTACG GGAATCGTATCCTGACGTTGGGTGAAGTCCCGAAGGACCAGGTGTACGGGGTGAAGCTGAAGGGGGTCAGCGTGTGCTTCGCCATGCTGAAGGCGGTGCTCAGCGGAAACTACGTCAACTTCGGGGTCTTCCGTCTGTACGGCGACGACGCTCTGGATAACGCCTTACAGACCTTCATCAAACTACTGCTGTCCATCCCTCACAGTGACTTACTA GACTACCCGAAGCTCAGCCAGTCCTTCTACTCTCTGCTGGAAGTGCTGACCCAGGACCACATGAACTTCATCGCCAGCCTGGAGCCTCACGTCGTCATGTACATCCTGTCTTCGATATCAGAAGGACTCACCGCACTCG atacAATGGTGTGCACAGGCTGCTGCTCCAGTCTGGACCACATAGTGACCTACCTGTTCAAGCAGCTGTCGCGCTCCACAAAGAAGCGTCCCACTCCGATGGCGACAGACGATCGCTTCCTCCACATCATGCAGCAGCACCCAGAGATGATCCAGCAG ATGCTGTCCACAGTGTTGAACATCATCATCTTCGAGGACTGTAGGAACCAGTGGTCGATGTCTCGACCTCTGTTAGGCCTGATCCTGCTCAACGAGAAG TATTTTGCTGACTTGAGGAACAGCATCGTCAACAGTCAGCCCCCAGAGAAGCAGCAAGCCATGCACTTATGTTTCGAGAACTTGATGGAGGGAATAGAGAGAAATCTACTAACAAAGAACCGGGACAG gttcaCTCAGAACCTGTCTGTGTTCAGGAGGGAAGTCAACGACAGCATGAAGAACTCGACATACGGCGTCAACAGCAACGACATGATGAGCTGA
- the xpo7 gene encoding exportin-7 isoform X1, giving the protein MKWRKMADHVQGLAQLEILCKQLYETTDTAVRHQAEKALVEFTNSPDCLSKCQLLLERGSSSYSQLLAATCLSKLVSRTSNPLPLEQRIDIRNYVLNYLATRPKLAAFVTQALIQLYARITKLGWFDCQKDDYVFRNVIADVTRFLQDSVEHCIIGVTILSQLTNEINQVGCPPLFSLHFLLSACCVENVSHRLFVPQADTTHPLTKHRKIASSFRDSSLFDIFTLSCNLLKQASGKNLNLNDESQHGLLMQLLKLSYNCLNYDFIGTSTDESSDDLCTVQIPTSWRSAFLDSSTLQLFFNLYHSIPPSLSPLVLSCLVQIASVRRSLFNNAERAKFLSHLVDGVKRILANPQCLPDPNNYHEFCRLLARLKSNYQLGELVKVENYPEVIRLIANFTVTSLQHWEFAPNSVHYLLSLWQRLAASVPYVKATEPHLLETYTPEVTKAYITSRLESVHVILRDGLEDPLDDAGLVQQQLDQLSTIGRCEYEKTCALLVQLFDQAAQTYQELLQSTNSSAADITVQEGRLTWLVYIIGAVIGGRVSFASTDEQDAMDGELVCRVLQLMNLTDSRLAQAGNERLELAMLSFFEQFRKIYIGDQVQKSSKLYRRLSEVLGLNDETMVLSVFIGKIITNLKYWGQCEPITSKTLQLLNDLSLGYSSVRKLVKLSAVQFMLNNHTSEHFSFLGVNNQSNLSDMRCRTTFYTALGRLLMVDLGEDEDQFEQFMLPLTAAFETVAQMLSTNTFNEQEAKRTLVGLVRDLRGIAFAFNAKTSFMMLFDWIYPAYMPILQRAIELWYHDPACTTPVLKLMAELVHNRSQRLQFDVSSPNGILLFRETSKMITTYGNRILTLGEVPKDQVYGVKLKGVSVCFAMLKAVLSGNYVNFGVFRLYGDDALDNALQTFIKLLLSIPHSDLLDYPKLSQSFYSLLEVLTQDHMNFIASLEPHVVMYILSSISEGLTALDTMVCTGCCSSLDHIVTYLFKQLSRSTKKRPTPMATDDRFLHIMQQHPEMIQQMLSTVLNIIIFEDCRNQWSMSRPLLGLILLNEKYFADLRNSIVNSQPPEKQQAMHLCFENLMEGIERNLLTKNRDRFTQNLSVFRREVNDSMKNSTYGVNSNDMMS; this is encoded by the exons atgaaatggagaaaaatggcGGATCATGTGCAG GGCCTTGCCCAGCTGGAGATCCTGTGTAAGCAGCTATATGAGACTACCGACACCGCCGTCCGACACCAGGCAGAGAAAGCTCTGGTGGAGTTCACCAACAGTCCCGACTGTCTCAGCAAATGTCAGCTACTGCTGGAGAGAGGCAGC TCATCATATTCTCAGCTGCTTGCGGCCACCTGTTTGTCTAAACTGGTATCTCGAACCAGCAACCCTCTTCCCCTCGAACAACGCATTGACATCC GGAACTATGTGCTGAATTATTTGGCGACGCGGCCAAAGTTAGCAGCATTTGTGACCCAGGCTCTGATCCAGCTGTACGCCAGGATCACCAAACTGGGCTGGTTCGACTGTCAGAAAGATGACTACGTCTTCAGAAACGTCATCGCCGATGTGACGCGCTTTCTACAG gatAGCGTCGAGCACTGCATCATAGGGGTCACCATCCTGTCCCAGCTGACGAATGAGATCAATCAGGTGGgttgtcctcctctcttcagccttcattttcttctctctgcgtgttgtgttgaaaatgtttcacaccGTCTGTTTGTTCCTCAGGCTGACACGACGCATCCTCTGACCAAACATAGGAAGATAGCATCGTCCTTCAGAGATTCCTCCCTCTTCGACATTTTCACGCTTTCCTGCAACCTCCTCAAACAG GCTTCGGGGaagaacctgaacctgaacgaTGAATCTCAGCACGGTCTGCTGATGCAGCTGCTCAAACTCAGCTACAATTGCCTCAACTACGACTTTATAGGAACGTCCACAGACGAGTCGTCGGACGACCTCTGCACCGTGCAGATCCCCACGTCATGGAGATCAG CATTTCTTGATTCCTCCACCCTGCAGCTCTTTTTCAATTTATATCATTCCATCCCTCCGTCCCTGTCCCCGTTG gtgttgtCGTGTCTAGTTCAGATAGCCTCTGTCAGGAGGTCTCTCTTCAACAACGCAGAGCGAGCAAAGTTTCTTTCACATTTGGTGGACGGAGTGAAGAGGATACTAGCAAACCCACAG tgtttgcctGATCCTAATAACTACCACGAGTTCTGTCGTCTGCTGGCGAGGCTGAAGAGTAACTACCAGCTGGGGGAGCTGGTCAAAGTAGAAAACTACCCTGAAGTTATTCGCCTCATAGCCAACTTCACTGTCACCAGTCTGCAG CACTGGGAGTTTGCCCCCAACAGTGTTCACTACCTGCTGAGTCTGTGGCAGCGCCTGGCAGCATCGGTCCCCTACGTTAAAGCCACCGAGCCTCATCTGCTGGAGACCTACACTCCAGAGGTCACCAAGGCCTACATCACATCGCGGCTCGAGTCAGTCCACGTCATCCTCAG AGATGGTTTAGAAGACCCTCTAGATGACGCTGGCCTCGTCCAGCAGCAGTTAGACCAGTTATCCACCATCGGGAGGTGTGAGTACGAGAAGACATGTGCTCTGCTGGTCCAACTGTTCGACCAGGCAGCTCAGACCTACCAGGAGCTGCTACAATCCACCAACTCGAGTGCCGCAGACATCACTGTGCAGGAGG GTCGGTTGACATGGCTGGTTTATATAATCGGGGCGGTGATCGGTGGACGGGTGTCGTTTGCGAGTACAGATGAGCAGGACGCCATGGACGGAGAGTTAGTCTGTCG GGTGCTCCAGCTGATGAATCTGACCGACTCTCGGCTAGCTCAGGCCGGCAACGAGAGACTGGAGCTGGCTATGCTCAGCTTCTTTGAACAGTTCAGAAAGATCTACATCGGTGATCAGGTGCAGAAATCATCAAAG CTTTATCGACGGCTATCGGAGGTTCTGGGGTTGAATGACGAGACGATGGTACTCAGTGTCTTTATAGGGAAAAT catCACAAACTTGAAGTACTGGGGTCAGTGTGAACCAATCACCTCCAAGACACTCCAACTACTGAACGACCTCTCTTTAGG GTACAGCAGTGTGAGGAAGCTGGTGAAGCTCAGTGCTGTCCAGTTCATGTTGAATAACCACACG agCGAGCACTTCTCCTTCCTGGGAGTGAACAACCAGTCCAATCTGAGCGACATGAGGTGTCGGACCACCTTCTACACGGCACTGGGGCGCCTGCTGATGGTCGATctgg gTGAGGACGAGGACCAGTTCGAACAGTTCATGCTGCCTTTGACGGCTGCGTTTGAAACTGTGGCTCAGATGCTGAGTACAAACACCTTCAACGAGCAGGAAGCCAAg AGGACTTTGGTGGGTTTGGTCCGAGACCTGCGAGGCATCGCGTTCGCCTTTAACGCCAAGACGAGCTTCATGATGCTCTTTGACTGGAT ATATCCAGCCTACATGCCCATCCTGCAGCGCGCCATCGAGCTTTGGTACCATGACCCAGCATGCACCACGCCTGTCCTCAAACTTATGGCCGAGCTCGTTCACAACAG ATCTCAAAGGTTACAGTTTGATGTGTCGTCGCCCAACGGCATCCTGCTGTTCAGAGAAACCAGCAAGATGATCACAACCTACG GGAATCGTATCCTGACGTTGGGTGAAGTCCCGAAGGACCAGGTGTACGGGGTGAAGCTGAAGGGGGTCAGCGTGTGCTTCGCCATGCTGAAGGCGGTGCTCAGCGGAAACTACGTCAACTTCGGGGTCTTCCGTCTGTACGGCGACGACGCTCTGGATAACGCCTTACAGACCTTCATCAAACTACTGCTGTCCATCCCTCACAGTGACTTACTA GACTACCCGAAGCTCAGCCAGTCCTTCTACTCTCTGCTGGAAGTGCTGACCCAGGACCACATGAACTTCATCGCCAGCCTGGAGCCTCACGTCGTCATGTACATCCTGTCTTCGATATCAGAAGGACTCACCGCACTCG atacAATGGTGTGCACAGGCTGCTGCTCCAGTCTGGACCACATAGTGACCTACCTGTTCAAGCAGCTGTCGCGCTCCACAAAGAAGCGTCCCACTCCGATGGCGACAGACGATCGCTTCCTCCACATCATGCAGCAGCACCCAGAGATGATCCAGCAG ATGCTGTCCACAGTGTTGAACATCATCATCTTCGAGGACTGTAGGAACCAGTGGTCGATGTCTCGACCTCTGTTAGGCCTGATCCTGCTCAACGAGAAG TATTTTGCTGACTTGAGGAACAGCATCGTCAACAGTCAGCCCCCAGAGAAGCAGCAAGCCATGCACTTATGTTTCGAGAACTTGATGGAGGGAATAGAGAGAAATCTACTAACAAAGAACCGGGACAG gttcaCTCAGAACCTGTCTGTGTTCAGGAGGGAAGTCAACGACAGCATGAAGAACTCGACATACGGCGTCAACAGCAACGACATGATGAGCTGA